The Chroicocephalus ridibundus chromosome 2, bChrRid1.1, whole genome shotgun sequence genome includes a region encoding these proteins:
- the ICE1 gene encoding little elongation complex subunit 1 isoform X1, whose product MMPGETPPPPAGTAAAACANCGVLQQNINEYVAALISLKQKMIDGDRLLTEYQQKCTELQFAEREILALRCQVEQMLQKILPLEKCQEELGSLKAELEEKKSSLKIYRESQLEYVKIKEEILNSDAVRKKLETKVKKLEEAASKHTQDFRRLKTEKKRLEKELKRAQGKLDGVCKEKCRKVKHAETQSSSEDLTTNIDKEKIKLLLEELWMCIDRATGKRENQENDPALASVQDKAWPEKRRLTVREETVQIHQKIRKCDAKTLPWYSSLESAGKQNSLTAMQLQTSTEPFEGDCVENRTTEECLHGSEDKTVEVIEQTHRAHSGLDFSDQEQKGPGRNVMDILNWARPLPALLSPVQLSPLTTQDILFGEVTGSSDEEVDCSAAAVEGILQDDQVQPQGCNVFSLTEEYNRQSKSFERGPDAEISSNLSWNEKNVHIGPKMSSKEERDDETKQAEAATLITNMETNKDCLEENSEKREVTEARARELEAIEQKADSEDMHGVEGSSPADFMLRSFKPQNQMQKCSEVEQTEENVILIRAVDYEGTQEKHGKLVKAERDELSGETETPRAVSVTQNVTHLPPEECIVLQSEDSEEKSDVLAQNEVVEKESKNVVKVTNMASDVGRNIKRVVIGEEITAAIQMKGLYAEANNERELSENVLSKAFCEVECPKDLMIQRDGEGIITETGADTGAIVISAHSQCSEIKHGTEEILEKQCVQKIKDEVDKECEPETVQVSRHYLPVPAIEGIRNSLSMDDIGKNVGMEALSAFPKDAERLTIEDMNITRPETIELAMKFNRKCVLEIAESSELLHSAENGKLVDIKEGAYLKGNPHQEENGSNLSQGKSDLESILALPKTACIIDAESSVAKCESSMLDFTKIKGEIKQPENPCSTVEHGLSKAQNFRVFESQETEFKVNPEELGEESSELLAGVDTIESVLVESNLTSQAQFAKPLNRFSVTENVKCDEIKGELNNQSKELVTETCYSSFNWEENVVKKNSISENICQPTSEMDFNSGLAFSTQEDSELGCINTEETDSLVQVRMGLESTTPPDLTSSLQKVVSFVETNFTEESAFSHTWDNKGDRKCVMGSTFNSPSESLEDGAEILSAEKDNMCKEMDCPEKEYVPQNEVKIPDEKEQPVDKELQTSVKSQILDANSSYENTSLLQKLDCQESGCRTSTWEVRTDPSRPGSLTAGGESKELNSFEASGENAIKRSKTDFDLPEQSNESEEKDCSIQKVRYVKHSECVPMFGKELRASRRIALGALETGAIVDADYQVCELHSKMQQGNTSKVSHLKADTMVDTDTRCETNTSPDTANELSSVVGEGYSKDLAPWKRECILAMSENTEGANECIVDLNRAGCINDSEGNLLETGASKESPVMPNASKNGLPLCQMLTGFSETCRLAVKNTKLDARTLALGNFLGENDSEKFQSNVEHSLPHGVHMGVSVFEEYNHNQTCTSCSIGENNTDVILDDSNRKKKKVKYLPNPALSDVECGCQAVRPVSEPQKPVFEKLCMLESEACVDVATKKSDKLKCNDQEPSEILTVSAKTAAQVMHAKLSKRLFQGRRKTKTLKLTQPVLANADTSMPTKCSSETINKIRKEMGPPLPPLLLPLIATPPKVACTVSPVMSSKGQSSLLSPLDDLISPLRETPVPPLMSPLTDSPVVKSALLFSPPSPSEVAVGRRICSSPLKFCTSIPKHALPVPGRFPLFAADSAAPGAPQENSVKILDTMYPELSARARTLNILKGNIQLNRCAFSESQSLPGPVAQIGGFKAIASTSTAFVKTGSNLKSDSSKDQDKDVQNQQLFSSLSSHLEKRTLLPVSMPRSAKRLRLDGEPPKREPSDTAAIRNTENRVSETQEAFRDKSCEISDSAHSSSLEASLPEKEVIDPDCQKVSLALKKIAESCFDLLPVVHGHVYVGSISKIPIMRDEEKEVVYEFGIKNKHLAEPLLDVILNKLKTQKNATDYNFNQALCRVYTGICRQLGDLERARLFCYSLLKEDFPDSEKLILFITNIWSDIFVFQGAVNKAMQLVVRQSASNETLACLSAYLNWEQSSSLDAGVMVSNLLLEMQLCPKVEFQLSEQYGEDLSEDAWQYVFAVELLCSRLKWDWTHDNVISKVLWPSMDKWVKKRKGHETAQSIPDSVIALTLRLIGRLGRIGLKEGYLAAVKNICSVIGLFVQHAKEEGVPWGVQLAAIYSLCDLGSCNPEGIVEAIHAWRATVLNSIPCAVTSGIAEISSLCKMELN is encoded by the exons gagaaagaaactggAAACAAAAGTGAAGAAACTTGAAG AGGCTGCATCAAAGCATACACAGGACTTCAGACgactgaaaactgaaaagaaaaggcttgaaaAGGAGCTAAAGAGGGCACAA gGAAAACTTGACGGTGTATGTAAAGAGAAGTGCAGAAAAG TTAAGCATGCGGAGACCCAGAGTTCAAGTGAAGATCTCACAACCAACATAGACAAAG aaaaaataaagctcttGTTAGAAGAACTCTGGATGTGCATTGACAGGGcaacaggaaaaagagagaatcaGGAAAATGATCCTGCCTTGG cttctgttcaGGATAAGGCATGGCCTGAAAAAAGAAGACTGACTGTTAGAGAAG AAACTGTACAAATCCATCAAAAGATCAGGAAGTGTGATGCCAAAACGCTACCTTGGTATTCTTCGCTAGAAAGTGCTGGAAAGCAAAATTCTCTAACAGCCATGCAACTTCAGACAAGTACTGAGCCTTTTGAAGGTGACTGTGTTGAGAACAGGACTACTGAAGAATGTCTGCATGGCAGTGAGGATAAAACTGTAGAAGTGATAGAACAGACACATCGGGCACACAGTGGTTTAGACTTCTCCGATCAGGAGCAAAAGGGCCCAGGTAGAAATGTGATGGATATATTGAATTGGGCCAgacctctccctgctctgctttctccagtACAGCTTTCACCACTAACTACACAG gATATACTGTTTGGAGAAGTCACAGGTTCCAGTGACGAAGAAGTTGATTGTAGTGCTGCTGCAGTGGAGGGTATTTTACAAGATGACCAAGTTCAGCCTCAGGGTTGCAATGTATTCAGCCTCACTGAGGAGTATAACAGACAGAGCAAATCATTTGAGCGTGGTCCTGATGCAGAAATCTCAAGTAACCTGAGTTGGAATGAAAAGAATGTTCATATTGGTCCAAAGATGTCAAGCAAGGAGGAGAGAGATGATGAAACAAAGCAAGCTGAAGCTGCTACTTTAATTACAAACATGGAAACTAACAAAGATTGTTTGGAGGAAAATTCTGAGAAGAGAGAAGTAACTGAAGCAAGAGCACGTGAATTGGAAGCCATTGAACAGAAAGCAGATAGTGAGGACATGCACGGTGTAGAGGGAAGTTCTCCAGCTGATTTTATGTTACGCAGTTTCAAGCCTCAGAATCAGATGCAAAAATGTAGTGAGGTAGAGCAAACAGAAGAGAATGTAATCTTAATCAGAGCTGTTGATTATGAGGGTACACAGGAAAAGCACGGTAAATTAGTGAAAGCAGAAAGAGATGAATTATCAGGAGAGACAGAAACTCCCAGGGCAGTATCTGTTACCCAAAATGTTACTCATTTGCCACCTGAAGAATGCATTGTGCTTCAAAGTGAAGATTCTGAGGAGAAATCTGATGTGTTGGCACAGAATGAAGTGGTTGAAAAGGAATCAAAAAATGTAGTCAAAGTAACTAATATGGCAAGTGATGTAGGCAGAAACATAAAACGAGTGGTAATTGGAGAGGAAATAACAGCTGCAATACAGATGAAAGGACTCTATGCAGAAGCAAATAATGAGAGAGAGCTCTCTGAAAATGTATTGTCAAAAGCCTTCTGTGAAGTGGAGTGTCCTAAAGACCTAATGATACAGCGTGATGGTGAGGGAATAATTACGGAGACTGGGGCAGACACTGGAGCTATTGTGATCTCTGCACACTCTCAgtgctctgaaataaaacatgGCACTGAAGAGATACTAGAGAAACAGTgtgtgcaaaaaataaaagatgaagtgGACAAAGAATGTGAACCAGAGACTGTCCAAGTCTCTAGACATTACTTACCTGTACCTGCTATTGAAGGAATCAGAAATTCATTGTCTATGGATGACATAGGCAAAAATGTAGGTATGGAGGCTTTGTCAGCCTTTCCAAAAGATGCTGAACGGCTCACAATTGAAGACATGAATATAACCAGACCTGAGACTATTGAATTAGCCATGAAATTTAATAGAAAGTGTGTTCTAGAAATAGCTGAATCGTCAGAGCTACTGCATAgtgcagaaaatggaaaattagtAGATATAAAGGAGGGGGCATATTTGAAAGGCAATCCACACCAGGAAGAAAATGGTAGTAATTTATCACAAGGAAAGTCAGACTTGGAAAGTATACTTGCACTACCAAAGACAGCATGTATTATTGATGCAGAAAGCAGTGTAGCTAAGTGTGAATCCTCTATGTTagatttcacaaaaataaaaggtgaaataaaGCAACCTGAAAATCCGTGTAGTACAGTAGAACATGGGTTGTCCAAAGCTCAAAACTTTAGAGTGTTTGAATCTCAAGAAACTGAATTCAAAGTTAATCCAGAAGAGTTAGGAGAGGAAAGCAGTGAGCTGTTAGCAGGAGTGGATACCATCGAATCTGTCTTAGTAGAAAGTAATCTTACTTCTCAGGCACAGTTTGCAAAACCTCTGAATCGGTTCTCAGTAACTGAAAATGTTAAATGTGATGAAATAAAAGGGGAATTAAATAATCAAAGCAAGGAATTGGTGACTGAGACTTGTTACAGTTCATTTAACTGGGAAGAGAATGTTgtgaagaaaaatagtatttcagagAACATCTGCCAGCCTACttcagaaatggattttaatAGTGGCTTGGCTTTTTCTACTCAAGAGGACTCGGAGTTGGGCTGTATAAATACTGAAGAAACAGATTCTCTTGTGCAAGTGAGAATGGGCTTGGAATCCACAACGCCTCCTGACCTAACTTCAAGTCTTCAGAAAGTTGTCAGTTTTGTTGAAACTAATTTCACAGAAGAGAGTGCTTTTTCCCATACATGGGACAACAAAGGAGATAGAAAATGTGTTATGGGTAGCACATTTAACTCTCCTTCAGAAAGCTTGGAAGATGGTGCTGAGATCCTATCTGCTGAAAAAGACAACATGTGCAAAGAAATGGACTGCCCTGAGAAGGAATACGTACcccaaaatgaagtgaaaattcCAGATGAGAAGGAACAGCCAGTAGATAAAGAACTTCAGACATCTGTTAAATCACAGATCCTGGATGCAAACTCTTCTTATGAGAATACTTCTCTTCTCCAAAAGCTTGATTGTCAAGAATCAGGATGCAGAACCTCTACATGGGAGGTTAGAACAGATCCTTCTAGACCTGGTTCACTAACAGCTGGGGGAGAAAGCAAAGAATTGAATAGTTTTGAGGCATCTGGGGAAAATGCCATAAAAAGGTCTAAAACCGATTTTGATCTGCCAGAACAGAGCAATGAATCAGAAGAGAAAGACTGTTCTATACAAAAAGTTAGGTATGTTAAACATTCTGAATGTGTTCCCATGTTCGGAAAGGAACTGAGAGCTTCCAGGAGAATTGCACTGGGTGCTCTGGAAACTGGTGCAATTGTTGATGCTGATTACCAGGTATGTGAACTTCATTCAAAAATGCAGCAAGGAAATACTTCAAAAGTTAGTCATCTAAAAGCAGACACCATGGTGGATACGGATACACGCTGTGAAACAAACACCTCACCAGATACTGCAAATGAGTTGTCAAGTGTGGTTGGGGAGGGTTATTCTAAAGACTTAGCCCCTTGGAAAAGAGAGTGTATATTAGCAATGTCTGAAAATACTGAGGGTGCTAATGAATGCATTGTAGATCTTAACAGAGCTGGATGCATCAATGACAGCGAGGGAAATCTGTTAGAAACCGGGGCATCAAAAGAAAGCCCTGTGATGCCAAATGCTTCAAAAAACGGATTACCACTATGCCAGATGTTAACTGGATTCTCAGAAACTTGCAGACTGGCTGTAAAAAACACTAAATTAGATGCAAGAACGTTAGCACTTGGCAATTTCCTTGGAGAAAATgattctgaaaaatttcagtcAAATGTGGAGCACAGTCTGCCACATGGTGTTCATATGGGGGTCTCAGTGTTTGAAGAATATAATCATAATCAAACTTGCACTTCTTGCAGCATAGGAGAAAACAACACTGATGTTATTCTAGATGatagcaacaggaaaaaaaaaaaagtcaagtatcTTCCAAATCCAGCCCTGTCTGATGTAGAGTGCGGTTGTCAGGCAGTTAGGCCGGTTTCTGAGCCACAAAAACCAGTATTTGAGAAGCTGTGTATGTTGGAGTCAGAGGCTTGTGTGGATGTTGCTACCAAAAAGAGCGATAAATTGAAGTGCAACGACCAAGAACCATCTGAAATCTTGACTGTTTCAGCCAAGACAGCCGCCCAAGTAATGCATGCCAAGCTATCAAAGAGGCTATTTCAAggtagaagaaaaacaaagactcTCAAACTAACTCAGCCAGTTCTTGCAAATGCTGATACTTCTATGCCAACAAAATGCTCATCTGAGACtataaataaaatcaggaaaGAGATGggcccccctctgccccccttgtTACTGCCTTTGATTGCTACGCCTCCAAAAGTTGCATGTACCGTGTCCCCAGTAATGTCTTCTAAGGGTCAgtcctctttgctttctcctcttgaTGACCTGATATCCCCGCTACGTGAAACTCCTGTTCCTCCTCTCATGTCTCCATTAACAGATAGTCCAGTGGTAAAATCTGCTCtcttattttctcctccctcaccctcaGAAGTGGCAGTAGGTAGAAGAATTTGCTCCTCCCCTTTGAAATTTTGTACTTCCATTCCAAAGCACGCACTTCCGGTCCCAGGAAGGTTTCCTCTGTTTGCAGCTGATAGTGCTGCTCCAGGTGCTCCTCAGGAGAACTCTGTAAAAATATTGGACACTATGTATCCGGAACTGTCTGCAAGGGCAAGGACACTAAACATCCTGAAAGGCAATATTCAGCTTAACCGATGTGCTTTTTCAGAGAGCCAAAGTTTGCCAGGACCTGTGGCGCAAATAGGTGGGTTCAAAGCAATTGCATCGACGTCAACTGCTTTTGTTAAAACTGGGAGCAATTTGAAATCAGATAGTAGCAAAGATCAAGACAAAGATGTGCAAAATCAGCAATTGTTTTCAAGCTTATCAAGTCATCTTGAAAAACGGACGCTACTGCCAGTATCTATGCCAAGAAGCGCAAAGAGATTGAGGCTGGATGGTGAACCACCAAAGCGGGAGCCCAGTGATACTGCTGCGatcagaaatactgaaaacagagTCTCTGAAACGCAGGAGGCTTTCCGTGACAAAAGCTGTGAAATCAGTGATTCGGCACACAGTTCCAGTTTAGAAGCATCGTTGCCAGAAAAAGAAGTTATTGATCCTGACTGCCAGAAAGTTTCTTTGGCATTGAAGAAAATTGCCGAGTCCTGTTTTGACTTGTTACCAGTTGTTCACGGTCATGTGTATGTTGGCAGTATCTCAAAGATTCCAATAATGAGAGATGAAGAGAAAGAAGTTGTCTATGAATTTGGTATAAAAAACAAG CATTTAGCAGAGCCCTTGTTGGATGTTATTCTCAATAAACTCAAGACTCAGAAGAATGCCACAGATTACAATTTCAATCAGGCTCTATGTCGAGTCTATACAGGAATTTGTCGACAGTTAGGAGATTTGGAAAGAGCCCGCCTTTTCTGCTATAGCCTACTTAAAGAAG acttTCCAGACTCagaaaaattgattttatttatcaCAAATATATGGTCTGATATATTTGTCTTCCAAGGTGCAGTTAACAAAGCTATGCAATTAGTTGTCAGGCAGAGTGCAAGCAATGAGACACTGGCCTGTTTGAGTGCTTATCTCAACTGGGAACAG AGTTCCTCTTTAGATGCTGGTGTTATGGTCTCAAACCTGCTTTTAGAAATGCAGTTGTGTCCAAAAGTAGAATTTCAACTGAGTGAGCAGTATGGAGAAGATCTGAGTGAAGATGCTTGGCAGTACGTATTTGCTGTTGAGCTACTCTGCTCTCGCCTGAAGTGGGACTGGACACATGACAATGTTATAAG CAAAGTGCTTTGGCCTTCTATGGATAAATGGGTAAAGAAGAGAAAGGGGCATGAAACTGCTCAATCCATTCCTGATAGCGTTATAGCATTGACACTCAGGCTAATTG gtcGATTGGGCCGCATAGGTTTGAAGGAAGGATATCTTGCTGCAGTGAAGAATATTTGTTCTGTAATTGGACTGTTTGTACAGCATGCAAAAGAGGAAG GTGTTCCCTGGGGTGTGCAGCTGGCAGCCATATATTCACTCTGTGACTTGGGCTCTTGCAACCCAGAAGGTATTGTTGAGGCCATCCATGCTTGGAGAGCAACAGTTCTTAACAGCATCCCTTGTGCTGTCACAAGTGGCATAGCTGAAATCAGTTCTCTGTGTAAAATGGAGCTAAACTAA